A region of Lagenorhynchus albirostris chromosome 20, mLagAlb1.1, whole genome shotgun sequence DNA encodes the following proteins:
- the SLC4A1 gene encoding band 3 anion transport protein, which produces MGDSQENEDKLEEFLEQKEYEDPGFPTLQVEEAEAQLTEPTATDYHTASHRPPDVLEVVVELRELVMDEKNQELQWMETARWVRLEENLGKDGVWGRPHLSYLTFWSLLELQKAFAKGTVLLDLPEKSLAGVASQLLDRFIFEGQIQPQDRENLLRVLLLKHSHARDVEALGSVKPAVLTRSGDPSQPLLPQHPSLETELFCEQGEGSAEGHSSSGMLGRSPQDREATLVLVGCARFLERPVLGFVRLKEPMETEQKPQEPEGPAAPVRFLAVLLGPEAPNIDYTQLGRAAASLMSERVFRTDAYLAQNKEMLVHSLEGFLDCSLVLPPTDTPSEDALLSLVPVQKELLKRRYLPSSAKPEPSFLKGLDLNGGLEDTQDDPLQRTGRLFGGLVRDIRRRYPRYLSDITDALNPQVLSAIIFIYFAALSPAITFGGLLGEKTHNLMGVSELLISTAAQGILFSLLGAQPLLVVGFSGPLLVFEEAFFSFCKSNGLEYIVGRVWIGFWLVLLVVLVVAFEGSFLVRFISRYTQEIFSFLISLIFIYETFSKLVTIFQDHPLLENYDHNVTRIPKPQAPLPNTALLSLVLMAGTFLFAMTLRKFKNSSYFPGKLRRVIGDFGVPISILIMVMVDAFIQDTYTQKLSVPKGLTVSNTSARGWLIHPLGLYKPFPIWMMFASALPALLVFILIFLESQITTLIISKPERKVAKGSGFHLDLLLVMGMGGVATLFGMPWLSATTVRSVTHANALTVMGKPSTPGAAAQIQEVKEQRISGLLVSVLVGLSILMGPILSHIPLAVLFGIFLYMGVTSLSGIQLFDRILLLFKPRKYHPDVPYAKRVRTWRMHLFTGTQIICLVVLWVVRSIKAISLALPFILILTVPLRHFLLPLIFQNLELQCLDADNVKPNFDEENGQDEYDEVAMPV; this is translated from the exons GAGAATGAAGATAAGCTGGAAGAGTTTCTAGAGCAGAAGGAATATGAAGACCCTGGATTCCCCACGCTCCAGGTGGAGGAAGCAGAAG CTCAGCTCACCGAACCGACAGCCACAGACTACCACACCGCGTCGCACCGCCCCCCAGACGTCCTCGAG GTCGTCGTGGAGCTGCGGGAACTGGTGATGGATGAAAAGAACCAGGAGTTACAATGGATGGAGACAGCGCGCTGGGTGCGGCTAGAGGAGAACCTGGGGAAGGACGGGGTATGGGGCCGCCCACACCTGTCTTACCTCACCTTCTGGAGCCTCTTGGAGCTGCAGAAAGCCTTTGCCAAGG GTACTGTCCTCCTGGacctgccagagaagtccctggccGGGGTGGCCAGCCAGCTGCTGGACAGGTTTATCTTCGAGGGGCAGATCCAGCCTCAGGACCGAGAAAATCTGCTCCGGGTCCTGCTGCTCAAACACAG CCACGCCAGAGACGTGGAGGCCCTGGGGAGTGTGAAGCCTGCAGTCCTGACACGTTCTGGGGACCCTTCACAGCCTCTGCTCCCACAGCATCCCTCGCTGGAGACAGAGCTCTTCTGTGAACAG GGAGAGGGGAGCGCGGAAGGGCACTCGTCATCTGGAATGCTGGGAAGGAGTCCCCAGGACCGGGAGGCCACCCTGGTGCTGGTGG GCTGTGCCAGGTTCCTGGAGCGGCCAGTGCTGGGCTTTGTGCGACTAAAGGAGCCCATGGAGACGGAGCAGAAGCCACAGGAGCCAGAGGGGCCGGCAGCCCCTGTGCGCTTCCTCGCCGTGTTGCTGGGACCTGAGGCCCCCAACATCGACTACACCCAGCTGGGCCGGGCTGCTGCCAGCCTCATGTCAGAGAGG GTGTTCCGCACTGATGCATACTTGGCCCAGAACAAGGAGATGCTGGTGCATTCCCTAGAGGGCTTCCTAGACTGCAGTCTGGTGCTGCCGCCCACGGACACGCCCTCTGAGGATGCCCTGCTCAGTCTGGTGCCCGTGCAGAAGGAGCTGCTGAAAAGACGCTACCTGCCCAGCTCAGCCAAGCCAGAGCCCAGCTTCCTCAAGGGCCTAG ATTTGAATGGGGGTCTAGAGGACACCCAGGATGACCCTCTGCAGCGGACAGGCAGGCTCTTCGGGGGACTGGTACGTGACATCCGGCGCCGCTACCCCCGCTACTTGAGTGACATCACAGACGCATTGAACCCCCAGGTCCTGTCTGCCATCATCTTCATCTACTTTGCCGCCCTGTCACCCGCCATCACCTTCGGTGGCCTCCTGG GAGAAAAGACCCATAACCTGATGGGTGTGTCGGAACTGCTTATCTCCACCGCAGCGCAGGGCATCCTCTTCTCCCTGCTGGGGGCTCAGCCCCTGCTCGTGGTGGGCTTCTCAGGACCCCTGCTCGTGTTTGAGGAAGCCTTCTTCTCG TTCTGCAAGAGTAACGGCCTGGAGTACATCGTGGGCCGCGTGTGGATTGGCTTCTGGCTCGTcctgctggtggtgctggtggtggccTTCGAGGGCAGCTTCCTGGTCCGCTTCATCTCCCGCTACACCCAGGAGATCTTCTCCTTCCTCATCTCCCTCATCTTCATCTATGAGACCTTCTCCAAGCTGGTCACG ATCTTCCAGGACCACCCACTGCTGGAGAACTATGACCACAATGTGACAAGAATACCCAAACCTCAGGCGCCCCTGCCCAACACAGCCCTCCTCTCTCTTGTGCTCATGGCTGGCACCTTCTTGTTCGCCATGACGCTGCGCAAGTTCAAGAACAGCTCCTACTTCCCTGGCAAG CTGCGACGAGTCATTGGGGACTTTGGGGTTCCCATCTCTATCCTGATCATGGTCATGGTGGATGCCTTCATCCAGGACACCTACACCCAG AAACTCAGTGTACCTAAAGGGCTCACCGTATCCAACACCTCGGCCCGAGGCTGGCTCATCCACCCGCTGGGCTTATATAAGCCATTTCCCATCTGGATGATGTTTGCCTCCgccctgcctgccctgctggTCTTCATCCTCATCTTCCTTGAGTCCCAGATCACCAC GTTGATCATCAGCAAACCAGAGCGCAAGGTGGCCAAGGGCTCTGGCTTCCACCTGGACCTGCTGCTGGTCATGGGCATGGGCGGGGTGGCCACCCTCTTTGGGATGCCCTGGCTCAGTGCCACCACTGTGCGTTCTGTCACCCACGCCAATGCCCTTACGGTCATGGGCAAGCCCAGCACCCCAGGGGCTGCAGCCCAGATTCAGGAAGTCAAGGAACAGCGGATCAGCGGCCTCCTGGTCTCTGTGCTCGTGG GCCTGTCCATCCTCATGGGGCCCATCCTGTCCCACATCCCCTTAGCTGTGCTCTTTGGCATCTTCCTCTACATGGGGGTCACATCCCTCAGTGGCATCCAGCTTTTTGACCGCATCTTGCTTCTGTTCAAGCCGCGCAAGTACCACCCGGATGTGCCCTACGCCAAGCGG GTGAGAACCTGGCGAATGCACTTGTTCACGGGCACTCAGATCATCTGCCTGGTAGTGCTGTGGGTGGTGAGAAGCATCAAAGCCATCTCGCTGGCCCTGCCGTTCATCCTCATCCTCACGGTGCCCCTACGCCACTTCCTGCTGCCACTCATCTTCCAGAACCTGGAGCTCCAGTGT ctggATGCTGACAATGTCAAGCCGAACTTCGATGAGGAGAACGGTCAGGATGAATATGATGAGGTGGCCATGCCTGTGTGA